A window of Perognathus longimembris pacificus isolate PPM17 chromosome 6, ASM2315922v1, whole genome shotgun sequence contains these coding sequences:
- the Dnph1 gene encoding 2'-deoxynucleoside 5'-phosphate N-hydrolase 1, translating into MPPVTGDLRVEALGPAGLAGAPGLGSGQRGVVRAAPGGGSAASSRAPPPPGPAALRSGHRAVTWAAMAAAAAAGAPRGPRLYFCGSIRGGRADRALYGRIVRRLRRFGAVLTEHVAAAGLGEHGEEDAGGDGHIHARDMAWLQQADVVVAEVTQPSLGVGYELGRAVALQKKILCLFRPRSGRVLSAMIRGAADGSRFQVWDYEEEEVEATLDRYFEADPPVPVAIQ; encoded by the exons GCGCTGGGGCCGGCGGGGCTGGCGGGCGCCCCGGGCCTGGGCAGCGGGCAGCGCGGGGTGGTCCGGGCGGCCCCCGGGGGCGGATCCGCCGCGTCCTCCCGGGCTCCGCCCCCGCCGGGCCCGGCCGCACTGCGGAGCGGGCACCGGGCGGTCACGTGGGCGgcgatggcggcggcggcggcggccggggcgccgCGGGGCCCCCGCCTGTACTTCTGCGGGAGCATCCGCGGCGGGCGCGCCGACCGGGCGCTGTACGGGCGCATCGTGCGGCGGCTGCGGCGCTTCGGGGCGGTGCTCACCGAGCACGTGGCGGCCGCGGGGCTGGGCGAGCAcg GAGAGGAGGATGCTGGGGGCGACGGGCACATCCACGCGCGGGACATGGCGTGGCTGCAGCAGGCCGACG tggTCGTGGCGGAGGTGACGCAGCCCTCCTTGGGGGTCGGCTACGAGCTGGGCCGCGCCGTGGCCCTGCAGAAGAAAATCCTGTGCCTGTTCCGCCCCCGATCTGGCCGAG TGCTTTCGGCCATGATCCGGGGAGCTGCGGACGGCTCGAGGTTCCAGGTGTGGGActatgaggaggaggaggtggaggccaCGCTGGACCGATACTTTGAGGCTGACCCTCCTGTGCCGGTGGCCATCCAGTGA